The SAR324 cluster bacterium genome has a segment encoding these proteins:
- a CDS encoding SDR family oxidoreductase: MQLNLKGKVAMVAASSKGLGFGIAQELAREGAKLSIGSRSKDGIETAASKLREETQAGVLSSIMDSSNKQSIEDWTKRTTDHFGGVDLLVVNAGGPPPGKFMDFTDENWQAAFDMNLMSAVRMIREVIPSMESRGGGSILTVTSSSVKEPIDVLILSNVMRSGVTSLVKSLSLQLAPKNIRVNNLMPGRIDTDRVRSIDENQAKAAGISVEERKAQSQSTIPLQRYGTIEDFGKMGAFLLSDAASYVTGSSIAVDGGSIKTVW; the protein is encoded by the coding sequence ATGCAGTTAAATTTAAAAGGCAAGGTCGCGATGGTTGCCGCATCAAGCAAAGGCCTCGGATTTGGAATTGCTCAGGAATTGGCTCGTGAAGGTGCAAAATTGTCAATTGGCAGTCGATCAAAAGACGGAATTGAAACAGCAGCTAGTAAGTTGCGAGAAGAAACCCAGGCAGGTGTATTGAGTTCAATTATGGATTCATCCAACAAACAAAGTATCGAAGATTGGACCAAAAGAACAACTGATCACTTCGGAGGAGTAGATCTGCTGGTGGTCAACGCAGGAGGGCCTCCTCCGGGCAAATTTATGGATTTTACAGACGAGAACTGGCAAGCGGCCTTTGATATGAACCTGATGAGCGCAGTTAGAATGATTCGTGAGGTTATACCATCGATGGAATCTCGTGGAGGTGGTTCCATTCTTACAGTGACCTCATCTTCAGTGAAGGAACCAATTGATGTTCTAATTCTTTCAAATGTCATGCGCTCCGGGGTAACAAGCCTCGTAAAGAGCTTATCGCTACAGCTAGCTCCCAAAAATATTCGAGTAAACAACCTCATGCCTGGACGAATTGATACCGATCGTGTGCGCTCCATCGATGAGAATCAGGCGAAAGCAGCTGGAATTTCTGTGGAAGAACGTAAGGCCCAGAGCCAATCAACCATCCCTCTTCAAAGATATGGCACAATCGAAGACTTCGGTAAGATGGGAGCTTTTTTACTCTCAGATGCTGCATCCTATGTTACAGGAAGTAGCATCGCAGTTGATGGGGGATCAATCAAAACCGTTTGGTAA
- a CDS encoding carbohydrate kinase family protein — KGLRSPHCIIQVESDGQRTIISEKINFNYSKIIHFISQNSKKTSFIYLDGYRFLDCDLLLEISKETGIPVIIDLDGYEGLNIDMKKLSYFDTIIFNKSLLKQLTGSASLEENGNYFRTLYSSKIICTCGEDGVETLVNGHFTRISAPNVEVVDTTGAGDTFAGAYLHSLESNTPFLENVEHAARIASKSTAFNGSLGLLVANQKM; from the coding sequence AAAAGGCCTTAGATCTCCTCATTGCATTATACAAGTAGAATCTGATGGACAGAGAACTATAATAAGTGAGAAGATTAATTTCAACTACTCAAAGATCATTCATTTTATTTCTCAAAATTCAAAGAAGACTAGCTTCATTTATCTGGATGGATATCGTTTTTTGGATTGTGATCTATTATTAGAAATTTCAAAAGAAACTGGAATCCCAGTCATCATTGATCTAGATGGATATGAAGGTCTTAATATTGATATGAAGAAACTAAGTTATTTCGATACAATTATATTTAATAAATCTCTCCTCAAACAATTAACAGGTAGTGCTAGTTTAGAAGAGAATGGAAACTATTTTAGAACCCTCTATTCAAGTAAGATTATCTGTACTTGTGGTGAGGATGGTGTTGAAACGTTGGTTAATGGCCACTTTACAAGAATTTCAGCACCAAATGTTGAGGTAGTTGACACGACAGGGGCTGGTGACACATTTGCTGGCGCTTACTTACACAGTCTGGAAAGTAATACACCTTTTCTTGAGAACGTTGAACATGCAGCTAGAATTGCAAGTAAATCAACAGCCTTTAATGGTTCACTTGGTCTACTAGTGGCGAATCAAAAAATGTAA
- a CDS encoding MFS transporter → MNLFKNGGLSRFFKPSFPFEPKKFPFFYGWWILVVATFGMLASIPGQTIGVGVFTEHLLDVSNLSRLDLSIAYMFGTAGSSLLIPYGGKLLDHWGSRIMIIFAGLGLAFALFLLENTEGLLAVLNQLSWLSPFFVSFAILSLIFLLLRQFGQGLMTMVSRFALSKWFDRRRGLVTGINGVFVSFGFSSAPLLLNMLILEQGYLGSMVILAIICGLGTAFLGWLFFRDQPEDCGMEMDGWSTDKLEDIHSNLGSPQNTTAKDLPLEEVRRSFTFWIFTLGMASSSLIITGFTFHIASIGEIAGLDRSAIYSIFLPISIISVITNFTSGWLSDRIPLKYLLMVLVLSLGLGSFGMLYLHETIGRVLVMIGYGIQGGVWGCLSVVTWPRFYGRKHLGAISGLFMGVIIFASAIGPAFYGISQQVTGSYNTSAWVAVLMNLLIFVGAFRAKRMLTISK, encoded by the coding sequence ATGAATTTATTTAAAAATGGGGGATTGAGTAGGTTTTTCAAGCCGAGTTTCCCTTTTGAACCAAAGAAATTCCCATTCTTTTATGGCTGGTGGATCCTAGTAGTTGCAACCTTCGGAATGCTTGCAAGTATACCGGGTCAAACAATTGGAGTTGGAGTATTCACAGAGCATTTGCTCGATGTGTCGAATTTGAGTCGCCTCGATCTGAGTATCGCTTACATGTTCGGTACTGCTGGGAGTAGCTTACTGATTCCATACGGAGGAAAATTATTGGATCATTGGGGATCAAGGATCATGATCATCTTTGCAGGATTGGGGTTGGCATTTGCTCTCTTTCTGCTGGAAAATACGGAGGGCCTGCTGGCTGTTCTGAATCAATTATCGTGGCTTTCTCCTTTCTTTGTCAGTTTTGCCATTCTTTCGTTGATCTTCTTGCTCTTGCGTCAGTTTGGACAGGGCTTGATGACCATGGTCAGTCGTTTTGCCTTGTCAAAGTGGTTTGACCGTAGACGTGGGTTAGTGACGGGAATCAACGGTGTCTTTGTCTCCTTTGGTTTCTCTTCAGCACCCCTTCTTTTGAACATGCTAATTCTAGAGCAAGGTTACCTTGGAAGTATGGTGATTTTAGCAATCATCTGTGGCTTAGGTACCGCTTTCCTCGGCTGGTTGTTTTTCAGAGATCAGCCTGAGGACTGTGGAATGGAAATGGACGGATGGTCCACTGATAAATTAGAGGATATTCATTCCAATCTTGGTTCACCCCAAAATACTACTGCGAAAGACCTCCCACTTGAAGAAGTTCGTAGGAGTTTTACCTTTTGGATCTTTACTCTGGGGATGGCGTCTTCCTCACTAATCATCACAGGATTCACCTTTCACATTGCTTCTATTGGAGAAATCGCGGGTCTGGACCGATCTGCCATCTATTCGATCTTCCTGCCGATTTCAATCATCAGTGTGATCACGAATTTTACTTCTGGTTGGTTGAGTGATCGTATTCCATTGAAATATCTGCTGATGGTACTTGTGTTGTCGCTCGGCCTAGGGAGTTTCGGAATGTTGTATTTACACGAAACAATTGGAAGAGTTTTGGTAATGATTGGCTATGGCATTCAGGGTGGAGTATGGGGGTGCCTTTCTGTGGTCACTTGGCCAAGATTTTATGGACGGAAACACCTCGGTGCCATTTCAGGGCTCTTTATGGGAGTCATCATTTTTGCTAGTGCCATCGGTCCAGCTTTTTATGGAATTTCTCAACAGGTCACAGGAAGTTACAATACTTCAGCTTGGGTTGCTGTGCTGATGAACC